One Thalassoglobus sp. JC818 genomic region harbors:
- a CDS encoding glutamate mutase L, with protein MPDLDPSKINVILATDCGSTTTKAILIEKVDGHYRQTFRGEAPTTVEEPVADVTVGVRNAAAEVAELSGRRLLDDDGNLIRPAQGNDGCDIYISTSSAGGGLQVLVTGVVREMSAASAERAALGAGAIVLDLIASNDRRRPHDQIKRIRDLRPDMVVMAGGTDGGTKKHVVQIAELIAPAKPKPRFGSNYRMPVIFAGNKEAASEVSETFDESVTLSVVDNVRPELEFENLAPARDCIHDLFLEHVMAHAPGYDRLMKLTDTPIMPTPGAVGDILQQIARARQINCVGVDIGGATTDVFSVFEGADGSPTFNRTVSANLGMSYSISNVCSEAGMENVLRWADQTMDERELRNRVKNKMIRPTTIPQTAEALVFEQAVAREALRLAYQQHKEFATTLKGVQQQRTVGDTFVQEGGGRSIVDNMKLDLLVASGGVLSHAPEMLQTAQMMIDAFEPEGFTELAKDSIFMMPHLGVLAAVHPEAALEVFEKDCLISLGTVIAPKGVTKLGRVAMSYRISGSTLSEEGEIYFGEQVIFPLEGGETADVTITPGRGLDVGAGKGKSVSRTVKGGTVGLILDGRGRPLWPDD; from the coding sequence ATGCCTGATCTCGACCCATCGAAAATCAATGTCATTCTTGCCACAGATTGCGGAAGCACGACGACGAAGGCAATTTTGATTGAGAAGGTCGACGGTCATTATCGACAAACATTCCGAGGCGAGGCGCCGACCACCGTTGAAGAACCAGTCGCGGACGTGACCGTTGGAGTTCGCAATGCAGCTGCCGAAGTGGCGGAGCTCTCGGGACGTCGTCTACTTGATGATGACGGAAATCTGATTCGACCGGCTCAGGGGAATGACGGCTGCGACATTTACATTTCCACGTCAAGTGCCGGCGGAGGGCTTCAGGTTCTCGTGACTGGTGTCGTACGTGAGATGTCGGCGGCCAGCGCAGAGCGAGCGGCATTGGGGGCAGGGGCGATCGTCTTAGACTTGATTGCTTCCAACGATCGACGAAGACCGCACGATCAAATCAAACGCATTCGTGACTTGCGACCCGACATGGTCGTCATGGCTGGCGGCACCGACGGAGGGACGAAGAAGCACGTCGTGCAGATTGCTGAACTGATTGCTCCAGCCAAACCGAAACCGCGATTCGGAAGCAATTACCGGATGCCCGTGATCTTCGCAGGCAATAAGGAAGCAGCCTCTGAAGTTTCCGAGACATTTGACGAGTCGGTGACGCTGTCTGTCGTCGACAATGTGCGGCCCGAATTGGAATTCGAGAATCTCGCCCCAGCGAGAGACTGCATTCACGACCTGTTTCTCGAACATGTGATGGCACACGCGCCGGGTTACGATCGGCTCATGAAGCTGACGGACACGCCCATCATGCCAACTCCCGGGGCTGTCGGCGATATTCTGCAACAGATCGCCCGCGCACGGCAGATCAACTGCGTCGGCGTCGATATTGGCGGAGCGACGACGGATGTCTTTAGCGTTTTCGAAGGGGCGGACGGTTCTCCAACATTCAACCGGACCGTGAGTGCGAATCTGGGGATGAGTTATTCCATCTCCAATGTTTGCTCGGAAGCGGGCATGGAGAATGTCTTGAGATGGGCTGACCAAACGATGGACGAGCGCGAGCTTCGCAACCGCGTGAAGAATAAAATGATTCGCCCGACGACGATTCCGCAAACGGCAGAAGCTCTTGTCTTCGAACAAGCAGTCGCGCGCGAGGCTCTTCGATTGGCGTATCAACAGCACAAAGAGTTTGCCACGACGTTGAAGGGAGTTCAGCAGCAGCGAACGGTTGGAGACACGTTCGTTCAGGAAGGGGGAGGTCGTTCAATTGTCGACAACATGAAGCTCGATCTCCTCGTTGCCTCGGGCGGAGTTCTCTCGCATGCCCCGGAAATGTTGCAGACAGCTCAGATGATGATCGATGCGTTCGAGCCCGAAGGGTTCACGGAACTGGCCAAAGACAGCATTTTCATGATGCCGCATCTCGGTGTTCTCGCAGCTGTGCATCCGGAAGCAGCCTTGGAAGTCTTCGAGAAGGATTGTTTGATTTCATTGGGAACGGTCATCGCACCCAAGGGAGTGACGAAGCTGGGACGGGTTGCGATGAGTTATCGCATTTCCGGTTCGACTCTCTCGGAAGAAGGCGAGATCTACTTCGGAGAACAGGTCATTTTTCCGCTGGAAGGGGGAGAGACTGCGGACGTCACAATCACTCCGGGACGAGGGCTCGACGTTGGTGCTGGGAAAGGCAAGAGTGTCTCGAGAACCGTAAAGGGGGGAACGGTCGGGCTGATTCTCGATGGTCGCGGGCGTCCACTCTGGCCGGACGATTAG
- a CDS encoding PhoH family protein translates to MTTTSSTISLLYPDEARLLFGPSDSHVRRLRDAYGTAIVLRGDSIVVEGESDAVESTIKAFEQLREIIKRDGIAHDAVVDRLVSNRTEDQPSSEQVIDLFEKAKRIQPRTAGQAKYVEAIRNHDLVFCKGPAGCGKTYLAVAMAVNALRSEKVRRIVLVRPAVEAGEKLGFLPGDMLAKVNPFLRPLLDSMNDMLNFEQVRLYMENDVVEIVPLAFMRGRTLNDTFIILDEAQNTTITQMKMFLTRMGEGSTIVVTGDATQTDLPDNVTSGFNDAIRRLGKIKGVQVVELTGEDIVRHRLVREIVKAYDDQGTRPTRNRYAATEVAAASMEKS, encoded by the coding sequence ATGACAACAACATCCTCCACAATTTCTCTGCTATACCCAGACGAAGCACGCTTGCTCTTCGGACCAAGCGATAGCCACGTTCGGCGCCTGCGCGACGCTTACGGAACAGCGATCGTGCTCCGCGGGGATTCGATCGTCGTCGAAGGGGAAAGCGACGCTGTTGAGTCAACGATCAAGGCTTTCGAGCAACTGCGCGAGATCATCAAACGCGACGGAATCGCTCACGATGCGGTCGTCGATCGGTTGGTTTCCAATCGCACAGAAGATCAACCTTCATCAGAGCAGGTGATCGACCTCTTTGAGAAGGCTAAGCGAATTCAGCCTCGTACGGCTGGCCAGGCAAAATACGTAGAAGCTATTCGGAATCACGACCTGGTATTCTGCAAAGGCCCTGCTGGTTGCGGAAAGACTTATCTCGCAGTGGCGATGGCAGTCAATGCACTGCGGTCGGAGAAGGTCCGAAGAATTGTTCTCGTTCGTCCAGCAGTCGAAGCAGGAGAGAAGCTCGGATTTCTGCCCGGGGACATGCTCGCGAAGGTCAATCCATTCCTTAGGCCGCTCTTGGATTCGATGAACGATATGCTGAACTTCGAGCAAGTTCGGCTCTATATGGAAAATGATGTGGTCGAAATCGTCCCGCTGGCTTTCATGCGTGGACGAACTTTGAACGACACGTTCATCATTCTCGATGAAGCACAAAACACGACGATCACGCAGATGAAGATGTTCCTGACTCGTATGGGTGAGGGCTCGACGATTGTCGTGACGGGGGATGCAACACAAACAGACTTGCCAGATAACGTCACATCTGGATTTAATGATGCGATTCGGCGTCTCGGGAAAATCAAGGGAGTTCAAGTCGTCGAACTGACAGGAGAGGATATCGTTCGCCATCGTTTGGTACGTGAGATCGTCAAGGCGTATGACGATCAAGGAACTCGTCCCACGCGAAATCGTTACGCAGCGACAGAAGTTGCTGCTGCGTCGATGGAGAAGTCCTGA
- a CDS encoding HDIG domain-containing metalloprotein, which translates to MFRFGHKRSRVSKSAGIRRPDTAIKRFLKSLRDRRLQIRIGVSFVAIVLLVVALQSWKSPFQYRRGDYIEHGVAAKIEFERIDVEQTQIARERAAESVPWIFRLNSTPLVSLPEELRAALGEIAAAQNLELVPLTTRQNFGLTQQSSSELGGKIVGDWFHAGSPAERFAVLRSAIVGPDMTRAEQRIEAMVEEFREFIQPILETGIIGSDFAQRQNRNLTPDRRLLIVNNGDGLETGRIVLLPRVRLQDQLNEAGQLGYSWDTFEALSPDIRRPIIHWLIERATPTLIFDQSATAAEIAAAREQVDPRMERYLKGDLLVEPQQFLDQSHLSLLLDEYNAAESTIHEGARFSRMLVAFVMVAVLTILNGFYIAKNEPRIANNLNYLITFWVAIIATAFIGRIVSLDPLRAEIVPLLTTVLLLSVAFNQVLATMTAFSLSLLLTMATTGQFNHFLVLMATATSAIIPLKRVSTRATLIKTSFISAITFFTVGCGIAIIETQSVTEVMQDTQLLVMNAKGAALCLVAGFLVAGSLPFIESAFGVVTDMTLLELSDPSHPLLQDLVRLAPGTYNHSIAVSSIAETAAERIGGNGLLARVGAYFHDIGKMLKPQYFIENLQDASSSRHQQLNPAMSTLIIIGHVKDGVELAEQYGLPQPIIDFIEQHHGTTLVEYFYREAAKLAECKPDHKTDAEESSFRYPGPKPQTRETGVMMIADACESACRSLTEPTPKRIETLVNDIVMRRLLDGQFDECDLKMSDIRTIQDSVTKSLIGIYHGRIRYPDAQDGKKKSEVHDSSVKQPAAN; encoded by the coding sequence ATGTTTAGATTCGGACATAAACGGAGCCGGGTTTCGAAATCAGCGGGAATCCGCCGTCCTGACACAGCCATCAAACGGTTTCTAAAATCACTGCGCGATCGTCGACTGCAGATTCGCATCGGTGTCTCGTTTGTGGCGATCGTGCTGCTTGTCGTTGCGCTGCAAAGCTGGAAGTCCCCGTTCCAATATCGTCGCGGGGATTACATCGAGCATGGCGTCGCTGCGAAGATTGAATTCGAACGCATCGATGTCGAGCAGACGCAGATCGCGCGGGAACGTGCTGCGGAATCGGTTCCGTGGATCTTTCGACTGAATTCAACTCCTCTCGTTTCGCTACCTGAAGAGTTGCGGGCAGCACTTGGAGAAATTGCTGCTGCTCAGAACCTCGAACTTGTTCCGCTGACGACTCGCCAGAACTTTGGTCTGACTCAACAGTCGTCGAGTGAACTGGGTGGGAAGATCGTCGGAGACTGGTTTCATGCTGGTTCCCCGGCTGAACGGTTCGCCGTGCTTCGATCAGCAATCGTCGGCCCCGATATGACTCGGGCCGAGCAGCGAATCGAGGCGATGGTCGAAGAGTTTCGTGAGTTCATTCAACCGATTCTGGAAACAGGAATTATCGGAAGCGATTTCGCTCAACGTCAGAATCGAAATCTGACGCCCGATCGCCGGCTGCTTATTGTCAACAACGGCGACGGACTCGAAACCGGTCGAATAGTGTTGTTGCCGCGTGTTCGTTTGCAGGATCAGCTCAACGAAGCCGGGCAGCTTGGCTACTCATGGGACACCTTCGAAGCCCTCTCGCCCGATATTCGTCGGCCGATCATCCACTGGCTCATCGAGCGTGCAACGCCGACGTTGATCTTCGATCAATCTGCGACAGCTGCGGAAATCGCAGCTGCGCGCGAGCAAGTCGATCCGCGAATGGAACGCTACCTGAAGGGGGACTTGCTGGTCGAACCGCAACAGTTTCTCGACCAGTCTCATCTCAGCTTGCTGCTCGATGAGTACAACGCGGCTGAGTCCACGATTCACGAGGGGGCACGATTCAGTCGGATGCTTGTGGCGTTCGTCATGGTCGCTGTGCTGACCATCCTGAATGGTTTTTACATCGCTAAAAACGAACCCCGAATTGCGAACAACCTCAACTACTTAATCACATTCTGGGTTGCGATTATCGCGACGGCATTCATCGGCAGAATTGTCTCACTTGATCCGCTTCGTGCTGAGATTGTGCCTCTTCTCACAACGGTTTTGCTGTTGTCCGTGGCATTCAATCAAGTGCTGGCAACGATGACTGCATTTTCACTTTCGTTGCTGTTGACGATGGCTACGACGGGGCAGTTCAATCACTTCCTGGTTCTCATGGCGACGGCGACGTCTGCGATTATTCCCTTAAAGAGAGTCTCGACTCGTGCGACGTTGATTAAGACCAGTTTCATTTCTGCGATCACCTTCTTCACTGTCGGCTGTGGCATTGCCATTATCGAAACGCAGTCAGTCACAGAAGTGATGCAGGACACTCAACTGCTCGTGATGAATGCCAAAGGGGCGGCTCTTTGCCTCGTCGCAGGCTTCCTGGTCGCGGGAAGTTTGCCGTTTATCGAGAGTGCCTTCGGCGTTGTCACGGACATGACGCTTCTCGAGTTGAGTGATCCCTCGCACCCACTGCTCCAAGATCTGGTGCGACTGGCACCGGGGACATACAACCACTCCATTGCGGTTTCCAGCATTGCCGAAACGGCTGCTGAGCGTATCGGCGGAAACGGACTCTTAGCGCGTGTCGGAGCCTATTTCCACGACATTGGGAAAATGCTCAAACCACAGTATTTCATCGAGAATCTTCAGGATGCGTCGAGCAGTCGGCACCAGCAGCTCAATCCGGCGATGAGTACGCTGATCATCATCGGGCATGTGAAAGACGGTGTGGAACTGGCTGAGCAGTATGGCCTGCCGCAACCGATCATCGACTTCATCGAACAACACCACGGCACGACTCTCGTCGAGTATTTCTACCGAGAGGCCGCCAAGCTGGCGGAATGCAAACCGGATCACAAAACCGACGCGGAAGAGTCGTCGTTTCGGTATCCCGGCCCAAAGCCGCAGACTCGCGAAACGGGCGTGATGATGATCGCTGATGCCTGCGAGAGTGCCTGTCGGTCTCTTACGGAACCGACTCCGAAGCGGATTGAAACTCTCGTGAACGATATCGTGATGCGTCGACTTCTCGATGGGCAGTTCGACGAATGTGATCTGAAGATGTCTGATATTCGCACAATTCAAGATTCTGTGACAAAGTCTTTGATTGGAATTTATCACGGTCGAATACGTTACCCCGATGCGCAGGACGGGAAAAAAAAGAGTGAAGTACACGATTCATCTGTCAAACAACCAGCGGCAAATTGA
- the ybeY gene encoding rRNA maturation RNase YbeY has translation MKYTIHLSNNQRQIEVDEAFVCETIEAVLKAEQIPRAEIVVALVDDPTIHQVNRDHLQHDYPTDVISFRYDDSEFEETSSESQQLDGELVVSTDTAHREAAEFGWDPKHELRLYLIHGTLHLCGYEDSTDEEKQQMRGRETAVLKNWNLIPNYAT, from the coding sequence GTGAAGTACACGATTCATCTGTCAAACAACCAGCGGCAAATTGAAGTCGATGAAGCTTTTGTTTGTGAGACGATCGAGGCTGTTCTGAAAGCAGAGCAGATTCCTCGAGCAGAAATTGTTGTTGCGCTGGTGGATGATCCCACGATTCATCAAGTGAACCGCGACCATCTGCAACATGACTATCCGACCGATGTGATCAGTTTTCGATATGACGATTCAGAATTCGAAGAAACTAGCTCAGAGTCACAACAACTCGATGGAGAGTTGGTGGTGAGTACCGACACAGCTCATCGTGAAGCAGCCGAATTTGGATGGGATCCGAAACACGAACTTAGATTGTATCTCATTCACGGAACACTCCATCTGTGTGGATACGAAGACAGCACAGATGAAGAAAAACAGCAGATGCGGGGCCGAGAAACAGCGGTCCTGAAGAACTGGAATCTGATTCCGAACTACGCCACGTAA
- a CDS encoding hemolysin family protein, with amino-acid sequence MNIFTLAVCCFLLSAFYATVSDSLRNFFRSRLAFVCRQKNNEARFGVILKDDEQALQATEFVRTSMLTLAILLAGYARYSQIEALSGFQLVGDLLVATALCWIFIGLIPWTLSHVLAEHLLFYTWPVIDLTMRVCSPITIFSNAVDKFFHRLFGLKEPTPESVETFTEEIQSVVDEGEREGVLESKAGKMLHRMMELRQEDIRAVMTPRTDIISIQLDKTLEEARLELLDAGHSRIPVVNGSADQIAGILYARDLLEQLGKDHSNVTLGDIVREAFYVPETSTIEALLNQMKQKRLHLAIVLDEYGGVTGLVTLEDILEEIVGDIADEFDEDEEEGVEWIDQHTVAVDARLRIDEMNDLLEIELPDSNSYDTLGGFVFSTLERIPKEGEYFDWNQIQIQVLEATERKISKIQLYNPVPWPRYSERLIGEEAASDTTTPNLRIVQGALNQSEEQAG; translated from the coding sequence GTGAACATTTTCACTCTTGCCGTTTGCTGTTTTCTGCTGAGCGCTTTCTATGCGACCGTCAGCGACAGCTTGCGAAACTTCTTTCGAAGCCGATTGGCATTCGTCTGCAGGCAGAAAAATAACGAGGCCCGGTTCGGAGTCATTCTCAAAGACGATGAGCAGGCGCTGCAGGCGACTGAGTTCGTCCGGACTTCAATGCTCACTCTGGCCATCCTGTTGGCAGGCTATGCCAGGTATTCGCAGATCGAAGCATTAAGCGGCTTTCAACTGGTGGGAGACCTGTTGGTCGCGACGGCACTTTGTTGGATATTCATCGGTCTCATTCCGTGGACGCTGTCGCATGTGCTGGCAGAACATCTGCTGTTTTATACGTGGCCGGTCATCGATCTGACGATGCGAGTCTGCTCACCCATTACCATTTTTTCGAACGCGGTCGACAAGTTCTTTCATCGGTTGTTCGGACTGAAAGAACCGACTCCGGAATCGGTCGAAACCTTCACCGAAGAAATTCAGAGCGTCGTCGATGAAGGTGAACGCGAGGGAGTTCTGGAATCCAAAGCTGGGAAAATGCTCCATCGAATGATGGAATTGCGGCAAGAAGATATTCGTGCCGTGATGACACCGCGGACGGACATTATCTCCATTCAGCTCGACAAAACTCTTGAGGAAGCACGCCTGGAACTGCTGGATGCAGGGCATTCGCGAATTCCCGTCGTAAATGGTTCAGCGGATCAGATCGCTGGAATTCTCTACGCCCGAGATCTGCTCGAGCAACTCGGAAAAGATCACTCGAACGTCACTCTCGGAGACATTGTTCGGGAGGCTTTTTACGTTCCAGAGACCAGCACCATCGAAGCGCTTTTGAACCAAATGAAGCAGAAGCGGTTACACCTTGCCATCGTTTTGGACGAATACGGCGGAGTGACTGGGCTGGTCACGCTTGAAGACATTCTCGAAGAGATCGTGGGGGATATCGCTGACGAGTTCGACGAGGACGAAGAAGAAGGTGTGGAGTGGATTGATCAACACACCGTGGCAGTCGACGCGAGACTTCGTATCGATGAGATGAACGATCTGCTCGAGATCGAACTTCCCGACAGCAACAGCTACGACACGCTCGGCGGATTTGTTTTCTCGACTCTCGAACGCATTCCTAAGGAAGGCGAGTATTTCGATTGGAACCAGATTCAGATTCAGGTTCTCGAAGCGACGGAACGGAAGATCAGCAAGATCCAGCTCTACAACCCGGTTCCGTGGCCACGTTACAGCGAGCGTCTGATCGGAGAAGAAGCCGCTTCAGACACCACAACTCCGAACTTGAGAATTGTTCAGGGTGCTCTGAATCAGTCTGAAGAACAGGCGGGTTGA
- a CDS encoding class II aldolase/adducin family protein has protein sequence MYHPLFNNPEIKNQICEIGRRVYDKGFAAANDGNISHRVGENEVLCSPTMICKGFMKPEDICMVDLEGKQLAGTKKRTSEILLHLAIMKHRPDVKAVVHCHPPHATAFAVAREAIPQCVLPEIEVFMGEVPLAPYETPGGQEFADTVVPFLKATNTIILTNHGTVSFGKTLEEAYWKTEILDAYCRILILAKQIGGITYLNEQKSRELLDLKQRLGFDDPRFHMEDCDLCGNTAFQEGYRENNVPAPHTKAFDPPPSYPGYMKVPSSSPAEAAGGNMDALVKAITDEVIAALKSS, from the coding sequence ATGTACCACCCACTCTTCAACAATCCGGAAATCAAAAATCAGATCTGCGAAATCGGTCGTCGTGTCTACGACAAAGGCTTCGCCGCAGCCAACGACGGAAATATCTCTCACCGAGTCGGAGAGAATGAAGTGCTTTGCAGCCCAACGATGATCTGCAAAGGCTTCATGAAGCCGGAAGACATCTGCATGGTCGATCTGGAAGGAAAGCAACTCGCTGGAACCAAAAAACGGACTAGCGAAATCCTGCTGCACCTGGCAATCATGAAGCATCGCCCAGACGTCAAAGCTGTCGTGCACTGCCATCCACCGCACGCAACTGCATTCGCAGTCGCCCGGGAAGCGATTCCACAGTGCGTTTTGCCAGAAATCGAAGTCTTTATGGGAGAAGTCCCACTGGCCCCTTACGAAACTCCCGGGGGACAGGAATTCGCAGACACCGTTGTTCCATTCCTCAAAGCGACCAACACAATCATCTTGACGAATCACGGAACTGTCAGCTTCGGAAAGACTCTCGAAGAAGCTTACTGGAAGACTGAGATTCTGGACGCTTACTGTCGAATTCTAATCCTCGCGAAACAGATCGGTGGAATCACCTATCTTAACGAGCAGAAGTCACGCGAGCTGCTGGATCTCAAGCAACGGCTCGGATTCGACGATCCGCGATTCCACATGGAAGATTGCGACCTGTGTGGCAACACTGCCTTTCAGGAAGGGTATCGCGAGAACAACGTCCCTGCTCCGCACACCAAAGCCTTCGATCCACCTCCGTCATATCCTGGCTACATGAAAGTTCCATCTTCATCACCAGCTGAAGCAGCGGGCGGAAATATGGACGCACTCGTGAAAGCCATCACTGACGAAGTGATCGCAGCCCTGAAGTCATCGTAG
- a CDS encoding EutN/CcmL family microcompartment protein, with translation MIIGEVIGSVTLSRCHPSIQGGSWRVVVPLDLPALQGSESGRGEPFVVFDEIGSGNGSLIAVSEGAEAAAPFHPNPKPLDAYCTALLDVVDIREGTDFS, from the coding sequence ATGATCATCGGCGAAGTCATCGGAAGTGTCACGCTCTCTCGCTGCCATCCCTCCATTCAGGGAGGAAGCTGGAGAGTTGTCGTTCCGCTCGATCTACCCGCATTGCAGGGAAGTGAGTCAGGCCGAGGCGAACCGTTCGTCGTGTTCGACGAAATCGGCTCAGGCAACGGTTCCCTGATTGCGGTGAGCGAAGGAGCAGAAGCAGCGGCTCCATTTCATCCAAATCCGAAACCACTTGATGCTTACTGCACAGCGCTGCTCGATGTCGTCGATATCAGAGAAGGCACCGACTTCTCGTAA